From a region of the Burkholderia sp. PAMC 26561 genome:
- a CDS encoding copper resistance CopC family protein, translating to MKTRYSITLAAGLLFAVNAFAHVFPQKQEPGAGASVESPAQAKITFDGPLEPAFTVLTVTDAAGKQVNTAKSTVDAQQPTIATVALPVLPPGHYIVHWAAVADDGHRTHGDYPFDVK from the coding sequence ATGAAAACCAGATATTCAATCACGCTCGCCGCCGGGCTGCTGTTTGCTGTCAACGCATTCGCGCACGTGTTCCCGCAAAAGCAGGAGCCGGGAGCGGGGGCTTCAGTGGAGTCGCCCGCGCAGGCGAAGATTACGTTCGATGGGCCGCTGGAACCGGCGTTCACCGTGCTCACCGTCACCGACGCCGCCGGCAAGCAGGTCAATACCGCCAAATCGACAGTCGATGCCCAACAGCCGACGATCGCTACCGTCGCGCTGCCGGTTCTGCCGCCGGGGCACTACATCGTTCATTGGGCTGCGGTAGCGGACGATGGACATAGAACGCATGGCGATTACCCGTTCGATGTGAAATAA
- the manD gene encoding D-mannonate dehydratase ManD produces MKIVRADVIVTCPGRNFVTLKVVTDEGVYGIGDATLNGRELAVASYLKDHVCPMLIGRDPGRIEDMWQLLYKGAYWRRGPVTMTAIAAVDVALWDILGKVANLPLYKLLGGASRESVMVYGHATGRDIPEALDRYADHVEQGYQAIRIQCGVPNMRSVYGVSKGSGMYEPATKGVVEEQTWSSEKYLDFVPKLFEAVRDKFGFDTHLLHDVHHRLTPIEAARLGKSVEPYRLFWMEDPTPAENQAGFRLIREHTVTPIAVGEVFNSIWDCKQLIEEQLIDYIRATLTHAGGITHLKRIADFASLYQVRTGCHGPSDLSPVCMGAALHFDLWVPNFGVQEYMGFPAEALDVFPHAWTFERGTMHPGDAPGHGVDIDEELAARYPYDPAYLPVARLEDGTLWNW; encoded by the coding sequence ATGAAAATTGTCCGTGCCGACGTCATCGTCACATGTCCGGGCCGCAATTTCGTCACATTGAAAGTAGTGACGGACGAAGGGGTCTACGGCATTGGCGACGCCACGTTGAATGGCCGCGAACTGGCCGTGGCGTCTTACCTGAAGGATCACGTTTGCCCGATGCTGATCGGGCGTGATCCGGGTCGTATCGAAGATATGTGGCAGCTTTTATACAAGGGCGCTTACTGGCGGCGCGGTCCGGTGACCATGACCGCCATTGCAGCGGTGGATGTCGCGCTGTGGGACATTCTCGGCAAGGTCGCGAACCTGCCGCTGTACAAGCTCCTCGGCGGCGCATCGCGTGAAAGCGTGATGGTGTACGGACACGCAACAGGCCGCGATATTCCCGAAGCGCTCGACCGCTATGCGGACCATGTAGAGCAGGGCTACCAGGCGATCCGCATTCAGTGCGGCGTGCCGAACATGCGGTCGGTTTACGGCGTATCGAAAGGCTCGGGCATGTATGAACCCGCGACCAAAGGCGTGGTGGAAGAGCAGACGTGGTCATCGGAGAAGTATCTCGACTTCGTGCCGAAACTCTTCGAGGCAGTGCGCGACAAGTTCGGCTTCGATACCCATCTGCTTCACGATGTACATCACCGTCTCACACCCATCGAAGCCGCGCGTCTCGGCAAGTCGGTCGAGCCGTATCGGCTCTTCTGGATGGAAGACCCCACGCCTGCCGAGAACCAGGCCGGTTTCCGCCTGATCCGCGAGCACACCGTGACGCCGATTGCCGTGGGCGAAGTGTTCAACAGCATCTGGGACTGCAAGCAGCTCATTGAAGAGCAACTCATCGATTACATCCGCGCGACGCTCACACATGCCGGCGGTATTACCCACCTGAAGCGCATCGCGGATTTCGCTTCGCTTTATCAGGTGCGCACGGGTTGTCATGGGCCTTCAGATCTGTCGCCTGTCTGCATGGGCGCCGCGTTGCATTTCGACTTGTGGGTGCCGAACTTCGGCGTGCAGGAATACATGGGTTTTCCGGCGGAAGCGCTCGATGTTTTCCCGCACGCATGGACGTTCGAGCGCGGCACGATGCATCCCGGCGATGCACCCGGCCACGGCGTCGACATAGACGAAGAACTCGCCGCACGCTATCCATATGACCCGGCGTACCTGCCGGTTGCACGTCTTGAGGACGGCACGCTCTGGAACTGGTGA
- a CDS encoding GntR family transcriptional regulator produces MVMKKVLSAPTRPGAPSANGVNKSAGAASSLIAPVASSRGRGRASETRIALPNLRGQLQVDSHEPIGKQIFRALREAIFSGLLVPGTPLSETEVSEMFDVSRQPVREAFIKLVESGVLQVLPQRGTFVKKISPRRVREGRFIREAIEAAVARKAAMAITDSQLSDLADNLRDQKVAAKVNDTSAFLALDERFHFLIAQSIDCVAAWDTIQDIKAQMDRVRYLSLPDVSPLELIIRQHARIVSALKAHDADGAEEAMRAHLREILTSLKPVAERNPDWFEPDEPERVQLTI; encoded by the coding sequence ATGGTGATGAAAAAGGTCCTGTCGGCTCCCACACGACCAGGCGCGCCCTCGGCAAACGGCGTGAACAAAAGCGCAGGCGCCGCATCTTCGTTGATTGCACCGGTTGCATCGTCCAGAGGTCGCGGCCGCGCGTCGGAAACACGAATCGCGCTGCCCAACTTGCGCGGCCAGCTTCAGGTGGACTCGCACGAGCCTATCGGCAAGCAGATCTTTCGCGCGTTGCGGGAAGCGATCTTTTCCGGCTTGCTCGTTCCCGGCACGCCGCTGTCCGAAACAGAAGTATCGGAGATGTTCGATGTATCGCGGCAACCCGTTCGCGAAGCGTTCATCAAACTTGTCGAATCTGGCGTGCTGCAGGTTTTGCCTCAGCGCGGGACTTTCGTCAAAAAGATATCGCCGAGGCGAGTCCGCGAAGGCCGGTTCATCCGCGAAGCCATCGAGGCCGCCGTCGCGCGCAAAGCCGCAATGGCGATCACTGACTCGCAACTGTCAGATCTCGCCGATAACCTGCGCGACCAGAAAGTCGCGGCCAAGGTCAACGACACCTCCGCCTTCCTCGCGCTCGACGAGCGGTTTCATTTCCTGATCGCGCAATCCATAGACTGCGTGGCCGCGTGGGACACCATCCAGGACATCAAGGCGCAGATGGACCGCGTGCGGTACCTGAGCTTGCCCGATGTCTCGCCACTGGAGCTCATCATCAGGCAGCACGCGCGGATTGTGAGCGCGCTGAAGGCGCATGACGCCGATGGAGCCGAGGAGGCCATGCGTGCCCACTTGCGGGAGATATTGACCTCCCTGAAGCCCGTTGCCGAGCGCAATCCCGACTGGTTCGAGCCGGACGAGCCCGAGCGGGTTCAACTCACCATATAG
- a CDS encoding DUF2946 domain-containing protein, with product MLSRFYRKIGSLLGLLAILMATLAPTVSHSLAANHPGDGMQDEHCSMPSMQGASAEGKPDADKHTQMSDGQDCAYCSLLAHMPAVPTVQALFATTIRLTQHQVATRFESVVRVEPYTFVQPRAPPVLS from the coding sequence ATGTTGAGCCGTTTTTATCGAAAGATTGGCAGCCTGCTGGGATTGCTTGCGATCCTCATGGCAACGCTTGCGCCAACGGTTTCTCACAGCCTGGCGGCAAATCATCCAGGCGATGGCATGCAGGACGAGCATTGTTCAATGCCGTCCATGCAGGGTGCATCGGCCGAAGGCAAGCCGGACGCCGATAAACACACCCAAATGTCCGACGGCCAGGACTGCGCATACTGCAGCTTGCTCGCTCACATGCCCGCCGTGCCGACTGTGCAGGCACTGTTCGCCACCACGATCCGGCTGACACAACATCAAGTTGCCACGCGCTTCGAAAGTGTCGTGCGCGTCGAGCCTTACACCTTCGTCCAGCCTCGCGCGCCACCCGTTTTGTCCTGA
- a CDS encoding putative hemolysin codes for MNSQSIFLLNTAAAVVLTTAMSACASQENAQRPSPVGLANPASRYCISLGGRRETRKDAAGNQSSVCRLPDGTTIDEWALFRRDHPQP; via the coding sequence ATGAATTCCCAGTCAATCTTTTTACTCAACACTGCAGCCGCAGTGGTGCTGACCACCGCCATGAGCGCGTGCGCATCGCAGGAAAACGCGCAAAGACCTAGCCCCGTCGGCCTGGCGAACCCCGCCTCCCGATACTGCATCAGCCTCGGCGGAAGACGCGAAACACGCAAGGATGCCGCCGGCAACCAATCGAGCGTCTGTCGGCTGCCCGACGGCACCACCATCGATGAATGGGCGCTTTTTCGGCGGGATCATCCCCAGCCGTGA
- a CDS encoding L-idonate 5-dehydrogenase produces MLAAVLYEPKRLRIDEVNAPQPQPGQVQIRVRAGGICGSDLSYYFKGKSGDFAVREPFVLGHEVAGEIAALGAGVTGLRVGQRVAVNPGLNCGECRFCVKGMTNHCLNMRFMGSASTFPHMQGMFRQYIAVAARQCVLVPDTLGFAQASMAEPLAVALHALRHAGSLVGAHVLVVGCGPIGCILLSVARRAGAHRLVALDLAEKALQMATTLGADQTVLATDQKQVDAWSQSRGTFDVVIEASGSPAGLDTALRAARAGGTVIQVGNLPAGQSPVAANLVMAKELRYQGSFRFTDEYAVAAEEIATGKIDLSPLMTHVFPLADANRAFEVAHDRNQSMKVHLQFD; encoded by the coding sequence ATGCTTGCAGCCGTCCTTTACGAACCGAAACGCTTGCGTATCGATGAAGTCAATGCCCCTCAACCCCAACCCGGCCAGGTCCAGATTCGCGTGCGCGCGGGCGGTATCTGCGGGTCGGATCTGTCGTATTACTTCAAGGGCAAAAGCGGCGACTTCGCGGTGCGTGAGCCGTTCGTGCTGGGTCACGAGGTTGCGGGCGAGATCGCGGCGCTTGGCGCCGGCGTCACAGGCCTACGCGTCGGCCAACGCGTTGCGGTGAACCCGGGGCTCAACTGCGGCGAGTGCCGGTTCTGCGTGAAGGGCATGACCAATCATTGCCTCAACATGCGCTTCATGGGCAGTGCTTCAACGTTCCCGCATATGCAAGGCATGTTTCGTCAGTACATTGCCGTTGCCGCGCGGCAATGCGTGCTCGTGCCCGACACACTTGGCTTCGCCCAGGCGTCCATGGCCGAACCGCTCGCCGTCGCCTTGCATGCGCTGAGGCATGCAGGCTCGCTCGTCGGCGCACATGTGCTCGTGGTCGGATGCGGGCCGATCGGCTGCATTTTGTTGTCGGTTGCGCGGCGTGCGGGGGCGCATCGTCTGGTTGCACTGGATCTGGCCGAGAAGGCGTTGCAGATGGCCACGACGCTCGGCGCGGATCAGACCGTGCTCGCCACTGATCAAAAGCAAGTCGATGCATGGTCGCAGTCGCGCGGCACGTTCGATGTCGTCATCGAGGCATCGGGCAGCCCCGCGGGACTCGATACCGCCCTGCGTGCAGCGCGCGCCGGCGGCACGGTGATCCAGGTGGGGAATCTGCCTGCGGGGCAATCGCCCGTTGCGGCCAATCTCGTGATGGCGAAGGAGTTGCGCTATCAGGGGTCGTTCCGTTTCACCGATGAATACGCGGTCGCCGCCGAAGAGATCGCCACGGGCAAGATCGACCTGAGCCCGTTGATGACGCATGTCTTCCCACTTGCGGACGCGAACCGCGCGTTCGAAGTCGCACATGACCGAAACCAGTCGATGAAAGTCCATCTGCAGTTCGACTAA
- a CDS encoding mannitol dehydrogenase family protein has product MNAKSRLCRDALASLKESHVLGQGWREPSIGIVHLGIGNFHRAHEAVYTEEAMLAAGGDWGICGVTLQGDVTKRDALMAQDGLYSVVERGPDGVKTTVVRALREVLAMPHDRIRLFELLANTNVRIVSLTVTEKGYCRDPTSGDVDLAHPGVAHDVHNPDEPGTVPGILVAALRARRDAGAAPFTVLSCDNLSHNGAALRQVVCSYASALDTNLAAWIEREVAFPSTMVDRIVPSTTDADRDAAMSALGLRDDAPVPCEPFRQWVIEDRFPAGRPAWDRVGAQLVNDVMPFELAKLRMLNATHSTLAYLSMLGGFATIDEAMSFPPVRTLIHAMMTHEIAPTLTVPRTFDLMAYRDALIERYSNPALKHRCAQIAMDGSQKIPPRLLGTISARLARGESIARLALGVAAWFVFLRGRADDGSTFSINDPMAAKLTLLVESAGNTPEELVDAVLGCREVFDAELASSKTFRHELIAAVVQLNKGARAAIEHAALQP; this is encoded by the coding sequence ATGAACGCTAAATCAAGGCTGTGTCGCGATGCGCTGGCATCGCTCAAGGAGAGTCATGTGCTTGGACAGGGGTGGCGGGAGCCATCCATTGGCATCGTGCATCTGGGCATCGGCAATTTTCATCGGGCGCACGAGGCCGTCTATACGGAAGAAGCCATGCTCGCCGCCGGTGGCGACTGGGGGATATGCGGCGTCACTTTGCAGGGCGACGTCACCAAGCGCGACGCATTGATGGCGCAAGACGGTTTGTATAGCGTGGTGGAACGCGGACCTGATGGTGTGAAAACGACCGTCGTGCGTGCGCTGCGTGAAGTGCTTGCCATGCCGCACGATCGCATTCGCCTGTTCGAATTGCTCGCCAATACCAACGTTCGCATCGTCTCGCTGACCGTGACGGAGAAGGGATATTGCCGCGATCCGACATCCGGCGACGTAGACCTTGCGCATCCCGGCGTCGCGCATGATGTTCACAACCCCGACGAGCCAGGCACCGTCCCGGGTATCCTGGTCGCCGCTCTGCGCGCGCGGCGTGACGCGGGCGCAGCACCGTTCACCGTGCTTTCGTGCGACAACCTCTCGCACAACGGCGCAGCCTTGCGGCAAGTCGTCTGCTCATATGCAAGCGCACTCGATACAAACCTCGCCGCATGGATCGAACGCGAGGTGGCGTTTCCATCCACGATGGTGGACCGCATCGTCCCTTCCACAACGGATGCTGATCGCGATGCCGCAATGAGCGCACTGGGCTTGCGCGACGACGCGCCGGTCCCGTGCGAACCGTTCCGCCAATGGGTGATCGAGGATCGCTTTCCGGCTGGGCGGCCCGCTTGGGACCGCGTTGGCGCGCAGTTGGTGAATGACGTCATGCCTTTCGAGCTCGCCAAGCTGCGCATGCTGAACGCCACGCATTCCACGCTCGCTTATCTCTCCATGCTTGGCGGTTTTGCGACTATCGATGAAGCCATGTCTTTCCCGCCTGTGCGAACGCTGATTCACGCGATGATGACGCATGAGATCGCACCCACGCTAACCGTTCCGCGCACTTTCGATCTGATGGCGTATCGCGATGCGTTGATAGAACGTTATTCGAATCCGGCGCTCAAGCATCGCTGTGCGCAGATCGCGATGGATGGAAGTCAGAAGATCCCGCCGCGCTTGCTCGGGACGATTTCAGCGCGATTGGCGCGGGGTGAATCGATCGCGCGACTCGCCCTTGGCGTGGCAGCGTGGTTCGTATTCTTGCGCGGCCGCGCCGACGATGGTTCCACGTTTTCGATCAATGATCCGATGGCTGCAAAGCTCACATTGCTGGTGGAAAGCGCTGGCAATACGCCGGAAGAACTTGTCGATGCCGTGCTTGGATGCCGCGAAGTATTCGACGCCGAGCTGGCATCGAGTAAAACCTTTCGCCATGAGCTGATTGCGGCGGTCGTGCAATTGAACAAGGGGGCAAGAGCCGCGATTGAGCACGCGGCCCTGCAGCCATAA
- a CDS encoding chemotaxis protein CheB — protein MTTIGTRIEEQPASFTVVGIGASAGGLEAISELLAGIAPASGMAFLVVQHLAPLRPSLLPDILSKQTAMPVIEARDGMSIEIDHVYVIPPNASMSVAERQIRLRPRGETLGPPMPVDDLFDSLAADLGVDAIGVILSGNGSDGALGLQAIQGEGGITFAQDPASARHSSMPRAAIGLGCVDSVLSPSDIAREIGRVGRYPKRALDQLELMGPATDPGDQSLRPLFRLLRNACNIDFTYYKRGTVQRRLSRRMALRELTSVNDYVTLLDSDPVETQALGRDLLIRVTEFFRDPDTFDELARTVFPRLIGALQSPDLPDSRTPIRIWVPGCASGEEVYSIAICLMEYLDGRGSNMQIQFFGTDVSVDALKTARAGRYIENIARNVSPERLERFFVRDGDHYCVDKSIRSLCTFARHNVATDPPFSRIDLISCRNLLIYLDPMLQRNVMPLFHYALAPDGVLMLGPSESVGASSELFSVIPSVASKLYIKKPRPGRPRMGLPVTRPTPQMNIAATPLVSGRENASRAELLRREVDRMTLARYTPPSVLCDEELNILEFRGDTAAFLVNPSGPPTSSLKRLARPEVFLAVDEAVRQARLGATVIARHGLRLNNAAGGGRARTVALEVHPVQISDVPGRFFLIYFEAPAERAATLRWASRESLVKMAGQAFRNATGRLAQTGHGDKDIEIARLDAELEGSHRHLLAMLEEHETAREDLRASEEELLSSNEEFQSTNEELETAKEELQSVNEELTTTNDELRYRNHELKSAIDEAARARDFAQAIVETMSEPLLVLEADLKITLANRAFYQTFQTSPDQTIGTKLYDLGNEQWNIPALRELLEDLLPQKTTVRDFQITHEFTGIGLRTMQLNAMRVAWPAQALILLTIADVTRQHQAFDRLQSADQQKDEFLAMLAHELRNPLAAIRNGLQVWGSGNADMEGQKIAREAAQRQLDHEIRLVEDLLDVSRITRGIIVLKPEKIDLVETVHRAVEAMRTEFEACRHEVTLALPMDVLPIAADAMRIEQVVINLLGNAIKYTPPGGHIRICVERRFDDALLTLADNGIGMSADLIPTIFDIFVQAERSLDRKAAGLGLGLALVHRLVELHHGSVHAFSEGLNRGSKFVVRLPALPRGTVPDEPLHAAIHAAPEFGIMRILVVDDNVDALESSAALLRIDGHVVQTARDGATALRCAVEFSPDVVLLDIGLPEMDGYEVARRLRLLPELHDTLLIAHSGYGEEEHLQRAREAGFDHHLVKPADLSQLSAIIAVCRERGFPMGNH, from the coding sequence GTGACAACCATCGGCACAAGAATCGAAGAACAGCCGGCATCGTTCACTGTAGTGGGCATTGGCGCGTCAGCCGGCGGCCTCGAAGCCATCTCCGAGTTGCTCGCCGGCATTGCACCGGCGAGCGGCATGGCCTTTCTCGTGGTCCAGCATCTGGCGCCGCTGCGGCCAAGCCTGCTCCCGGACATCCTGTCGAAACAGACTGCGATGCCGGTTATCGAGGCGCGCGACGGCATGAGCATCGAGATCGACCACGTTTATGTCATCCCGCCCAACGCCAGCATGTCGGTCGCGGAGCGCCAGATCCGGTTGCGGCCGCGCGGAGAGACACTCGGCCCGCCAATGCCGGTCGACGATCTGTTCGATTCGCTTGCCGCCGATCTGGGCGTCGATGCAATCGGCGTGATCCTGTCCGGCAACGGCTCGGACGGCGCGCTCGGGCTGCAAGCCATTCAGGGCGAAGGCGGCATCACCTTCGCGCAGGACCCGGCTTCGGCCCGTCACAGCAGCATGCCGCGTGCGGCAATCGGCCTTGGCTGTGTCGACAGCGTGCTGTCGCCTTCTGATATTGCCCGGGAAATCGGGCGCGTTGGCCGCTACCCGAAGCGCGCGCTCGACCAGCTCGAATTGATGGGACCTGCCACCGATCCTGGCGACCAGAGCTTGCGCCCTCTATTCCGGCTACTGCGCAACGCGTGCAATATCGACTTTACCTACTACAAGCGCGGTACCGTCCAGCGCCGCCTGTCCCGCCGCATGGCGCTGCGCGAGCTGACCTCGGTGAACGACTACGTCACGTTGCTCGATTCCGATCCCGTGGAAACACAGGCGCTAGGGCGTGACCTTCTGATTCGTGTGACCGAATTTTTCCGTGATCCTGACACGTTCGATGAATTGGCCCGGACCGTGTTTCCGCGATTGATCGGCGCTTTGCAATCACCGGATCTGCCCGACTCGCGCACGCCCATCCGGATCTGGGTGCCGGGATGTGCAAGCGGCGAAGAGGTCTATTCCATCGCAATCTGCCTGATGGAGTATCTCGACGGGCGCGGTTCCAATATGCAAATCCAGTTCTTCGGCACCGACGTCAGCGTCGATGCGCTGAAGACCGCGCGCGCCGGCCGCTACATCGAGAACATTGCGCGCAACGTGTCGCCCGAGCGCCTCGAGCGTTTCTTTGTTCGCGATGGCGATCACTATTGCGTAGACAAGTCGATCAGAAGTCTCTGCACGTTTGCCCGTCACAACGTCGCAACCGACCCGCCGTTCTCGAGGATCGACCTGATCAGTTGCCGCAACTTGCTGATCTACCTCGACCCGATGCTTCAGCGCAACGTCATGCCGTTGTTTCACTACGCATTGGCGCCCGATGGTGTCCTGATGCTCGGACCATCCGAATCGGTTGGCGCATCTTCTGAGCTGTTCAGCGTCATTCCGAGTGTGGCGAGCAAGCTCTACATCAAAAAGCCGCGCCCGGGACGACCACGGATGGGCCTCCCTGTAACGAGGCCGACGCCGCAAATGAACATCGCTGCAACGCCCCTGGTCAGCGGCCGCGAAAATGCCTCGCGCGCCGAATTGTTGCGACGCGAAGTCGATCGCATGACGCTCGCGCGATACACCCCGCCAAGCGTGCTGTGCGATGAAGAGTTGAACATTCTCGAATTTCGCGGCGATACCGCAGCCTTCCTCGTCAATCCAAGCGGTCCGCCGACCAGCAGTCTGAAGCGTCTGGCGCGACCGGAGGTCTTCCTTGCTGTTGACGAGGCTGTCAGGCAGGCGCGCCTTGGAGCCACGGTCATTGCGAGACACGGGCTGCGCCTGAACAATGCGGCAGGCGGTGGACGGGCGCGCACTGTTGCGCTCGAGGTGCATCCGGTTCAGATATCCGACGTCCCCGGCCGGTTTTTCCTCATCTATTTCGAGGCGCCTGCGGAACGGGCCGCCACGCTGCGCTGGGCCAGCCGTGAATCATTGGTGAAAATGGCCGGGCAGGCCTTCCGGAATGCGACGGGACGTTTGGCTCAGACCGGCCACGGTGACAAGGATATTGAAATCGCGCGGCTGGATGCCGAGCTCGAAGGCAGCCACCGGCATCTTCTTGCCATGCTCGAGGAACACGAGACCGCGCGGGAGGATCTTCGGGCCAGCGAGGAAGAGCTGCTGTCGAGCAACGAGGAATTCCAGAGTACCAATGAGGAACTGGAGACCGCGAAGGAAGAACTGCAATCGGTCAACGAAGAACTGACGACCACCAACGACGAACTGCGTTATCGCAATCATGAGCTGAAGAGCGCCATTGACGAGGCCGCTCGTGCACGCGATTTCGCGCAGGCCATTGTCGAGACCATGTCGGAACCGTTGCTCGTGCTGGAAGCCGATCTCAAGATCACGCTTGCCAATCGCGCCTTTTATCAAACGTTCCAGACTTCGCCGGACCAGACCATCGGCACGAAGCTTTATGACCTTGGCAACGAGCAGTGGAACATCCCCGCGTTGAGGGAACTGCTCGAGGATCTGCTTCCGCAGAAAACGACCGTCCGCGATTTTCAGATCACGCATGAATTTACCGGCATCGGTTTGCGCACGATGCAACTCAACGCAATGCGGGTTGCATGGCCGGCGCAAGCGCTCATCTTGCTGACCATCGCCGATGTGACCCGGCAACATCAGGCGTTCGACCGGCTCCAATCCGCCGATCAGCAGAAGGACGAATTCCTCGCCATGCTCGCGCATGAGTTGAGGAACCCGCTTGCCGCTATTCGCAACGGCTTGCAGGTTTGGGGAAGTGGCAATGCGGACATGGAGGGGCAGAAGATCGCTCGTGAGGCTGCGCAGCGACAACTGGATCACGAGATCCGGCTGGTCGAGGATCTGCTGGATGTATCTAGAATCACGCGCGGCATCATCGTTCTGAAGCCCGAGAAGATCGATCTGGTCGAGACCGTGCATCGCGCGGTGGAAGCCATGCGCACGGAATTCGAGGCTTGCCGGCACGAGGTCACGCTGGCGCTGCCTATGGACGTATTGCCGATCGCGGCGGACGCAATGCGCATTGAGCAAGTCGTGATCAACCTGCTCGGCAATGCAATCAAATACACGCCGCCGGGCGGCCATATCCGCATCTGCGTCGAGCGGCGCTTCGACGATGCCCTCTTGACGCTGGCCGACAACGGCATTGGCATGTCGGCCGACCTGATCCCCACGATCTTCGACATCTTTGTCCAGGCGGAGCGTTCTCTCGACCGCAAGGCGGCGGGCCTGGGGCTTGGGCTGGCGCTGGTGCATCGGCTGGTCGAATTGCATCACGGCAGCGTGCATGCGTTTAGCGAAGGGCTCAACCGGGGCAGCAAGTTCGTGGTGCGCCTGCCTGCGTTGCCGCGCGGCACCGTTCCGGATGAACCGCTGCACGCGGCGATCCATGCTGCGCCGGAGTTCGGGATCATGCGCATCCTTGTTGTCGATGACAATGTGGATGCGCTGGAGAGCAGCGCGGCGCTGTTACGTATCGATGGTCACGTGGTGCAGACCGCGCGGGATGGCGCCACCGCCTTGCGCTGTGCCGTCGAGTTCAGCCCCGACGTTGTCCTGCTCGATATCGGCCTGCCGGAGATGGACGGGTATGAGGTCGCACGGCGCTTGCGTTTGCTGCCGGAACTGCACGACACCTTGCTGATTGCGCATAGTGGTTACGGCGAGGAAGAGCATCTTCAGCGTGCCCGCGAGGCGGGCTTCGATCACCATCTCGTGAAGCCTGCCGACCTCAGTCAACTGAGCGCGATCATCGCGGTTTGTCGTGAAAGAGGTTTTCCGATGGGGAATCATTAG
- a CDS encoding MFS transporter, with protein MFKSQRWFVVGLLFLAGVINYLDRAALSIAAPLIQKDLNFSHAQMGIVFSSFFIGYALFNFIGGVASDKIGAKKVFGASMGIWSVFCGATALASSLGSLIVLRVLFGMGEGPFSSSNSKMVNNWFPRREVASAIGVISSGTPLGGALAGPVVGYLAIRFGWRWAFVAIMVLGLMWLVLWSLTTTERPQQNKRVSASELALIVEGQQQASSMESAPAGEKLGLRFYLKQPIILATAFAFFSYNYVLFFFLSWFPTYLMEAHHLSLHDMSIATVIPWVLGSIGLAAGGFITDMILRITGKPLLARRMVLSVCLGAAAVCVGFAGRVESMQGAVALMSVSIFFLYVTGAVYWAVIQDTVRRENVGGVGGFVHLLANLAGVIGPAVTGFIVQATHGAYGSAFVLAGAVAVLGALCSLIWIREPRGKGVGTRRVVVS; from the coding sequence ATGTTCAAGAGCCAACGCTGGTTCGTAGTCGGTTTGCTGTTTCTTGCGGGAGTGATCAATTATCTCGATCGCGCCGCGCTCTCCATTGCCGCGCCGCTCATTCAGAAGGACCTGAACTTCTCGCATGCGCAAATGGGTATTGTGTTCAGCAGCTTTTTTATCGGCTATGCGCTGTTCAACTTCATTGGCGGCGTGGCGTCGGACAAGATCGGCGCGAAGAAAGTGTTCGGCGCGTCCATGGGCATCTGGTCGGTCTTCTGCGGCGCCACTGCTCTGGCGAGCAGCCTGGGATCGCTGATCGTGTTGCGCGTGTTGTTCGGCATGGGCGAAGGGCCGTTCAGTTCGTCCAACAGCAAGATGGTCAACAACTGGTTTCCGCGCCGAGAAGTAGCGAGCGCGATCGGCGTGATCAGTTCCGGTACGCCGCTTGGCGGCGCGCTCGCGGGACCTGTAGTCGGTTATCTGGCAATACGGTTTGGCTGGCGCTGGGCGTTCGTCGCAATCATGGTGCTGGGACTCATGTGGCTCGTGCTGTGGTCGTTGACCACCACCGAAAGGCCGCAGCAGAACAAGCGCGTTTCCGCCAGTGAACTTGCGTTGATTGTCGAGGGACAACAGCAGGCTTCATCGATGGAAAGCGCACCCGCGGGCGAGAAACTCGGCCTGCGTTTCTACCTGAAGCAGCCGATCATCCTTGCGACGGCATTCGCGTTTTTCTCCTACAACTACGTGCTGTTCTTCTTCCTGTCGTGGTTCCCGACTTACCTCATGGAAGCCCATCATCTGTCGCTGCATGACATGAGCATTGCGACCGTGATTCCTTGGGTGCTCGGAAGCATTGGTCTCGCCGCAGGCGGTTTTATCACCGACATGATCCTGCGCATCACCGGCAAGCCCTTGCTCGCGCGCCGCATGGTCCTGTCCGTGTGCCTCGGCGCAGCGGCCGTGTGCGTGGGCTTTGCCGGACGCGTGGAAAGCATGCAGGGCGCGGTTGCGTTGATGTCCGTGTCCATCTTCTTCCTGTACGTGACCGGCGCGGTCTATTGGGCCGTGATCCAGGATACGGTTCGCCGCGAGAACGTCGGCGGCGTGGGCGGGTTCGTGCATCTGCTCGCGAATCTTGCCGGCGTGATCGGGCCGGCGGTGACGGGGTTCATCGTGCAGGCCACACATGGTGCTTACGGTAGTGCGTTCGTGCTTGCGGGCGCCGTTGCGGTGCTCGGCGCGCTGTGTTCGCTCATATGGATTCGCGAGCCGCGCGGCAAAGGTGTCGGCACGCGGCGGGTGGTTGTATCGTAG